One window from the genome of Garra rufa chromosome 1, GarRuf1.0, whole genome shotgun sequence encodes:
- the LOC141328647 gene encoding uncharacterized protein isoform X3, translated as MKHTEDTEEQTELFEENKENEELSEVEQKNPVKTEEKPLSFSQRQKDLRKIRANKCFTCTQCGKSFSNKHNLERHMIIHTGEKPFTCDQCGKSFTQSSALKYHMSIHTGEKLFSCDQCSKTFRRASYLKKHLRVHTKEKTHSCDLCGKSFSCLTNLKAHQKIHTGVRDYMCFECEKTFTLMSSLKIHERIHTGEKPYECSHCDKRFSNSGVLKKHERTHTGVKPYECSHCDKRFSNSGVLKAHERIHTGEKPYECSHCDKRFSYSSALKAHERIHTGEKPYKCSHCDKRFSHSGDLKIHERIHTREKPYECSHCDKRFSYSSALKSHERTHTGEKPYKCSHCDKRFSQSSTLKKHERIHTGEKPYHCTECGKCFIQLSALNKHTKNNHSK; from the exons ATGAAACACACTGAGGATACTGAAGAGcaaacag AGCTGTTTGAAGAAAACAAGGAGAATGAAGAACTGAGTGAAGTTGAGCAGAAAAATCCtgtcaaaactgaagaaaaacctTTGAGTTTCTCTCAAAGACAGAAAGATTTAAGGAAAATAAGAGCCAATAAAtgtttcacctgcactcagtgtggaaagagtttctcaaaCAAACATAACCTTGAGcgtcacatgataattcacactggagagaaaccgtttacatgtgatcaatgtgggaagagtttcactcaaTCATCAGCCCTTAAATATCACATGAGcatccacaccggagagaagctgTTCTCATGTGATCAATGCAGCAAAACATTTCGAAGAGCTTCATACCTGAAGAAGCACctgagagttcatacaaaggagaagaCACATTCATgtgatttgtgtggaaagagtttttcatgcCTAACCAATTTGAAAGCacatcagaaaatacacactggtgtgagagactacatgtgctttgagtgtgaaaagacttttactttGATGAGCAGTttaaaaatacatgagaggattcacactggagagaaaccttatgagtgttcacactgcgacaagagattcagtaaTTCAGGAGTCCTGAAAAAACATGAGAGGACCCACACTGGAgtgaaaccttatgagtgttcacactgcgacaagagattcagtaaTTCAGGAGTCCTGAaagcacatgagaggatccacactggagagaaaccttatgagtgttcacactgcgacaagagattcagttaTTCATCAGCTCTGAaagcacatgagaggatccacactggagagaaaccttataagtgttcacactgcgacaagagattcagtcattcaggagacctgaaaatacatgagaggatccacactagaGAAAAACcctatgagtgttcacactgcgacaagagattcagttaTTCATCAGCTCTGAAATCACATGAGAGgacccacactggagagaaaccttataagtgttcacactgtgacaaaagatttagtcagtcatcaactctgaaaaaacatgagaggatccacacgggagagaaaccgtatcactgcactgaatgtgggaagtgTTTCATTCAACTATCTGCTctaaacaaacatacaaaaaacaatcacagcaagtag